A single window of Pontibacillus chungwhensis DNA harbors:
- a CDS encoding putative 2-aminoethylphosphonate ABC transporter substrate-binding protein codes for MKKMMLIVVALSMLFVAACSSGTAETKEEITVYTALEDDMIPTYLESFKEKYPDIKVNIVRDSTGVITAKLLAEKDNPKADAVWGLAATSLLVADQEGMLEGYAPEGIERVGDAYKGDGETPHWVGIDAWMTGISVNTVEIAEMGLDIPRSYEDLLDPQYKDLIVMPNPASSGTGFLTVSALMQTMGEEEAWNYMDNLHKNIGMYTHSGSKPAKLAGQGEYPIGISFGYRGITQAEKGEPIKTIFPEEGSGWDLEANALVKKEDTKPAAKKFLDWAISDEAMKEYSENFAITTVPTDKPVPEGFPQDPTEQLIENDFNWAAENREMILDQWTKKYDGKSAPEE; via the coding sequence ATGAAGAAAATGATGTTGATTGTTGTGGCTTTATCTATGCTTTTTGTAGCGGCTTGCTCAAGTGGAACAGCTGAAACAAAGGAAGAGATTACGGTGTATACCGCGCTTGAAGATGACATGATTCCTACGTACTTAGAGTCTTTTAAAGAGAAATATCCTGATATTAAAGTAAATATAGTTCGCGATTCAACTGGTGTCATTACGGCAAAACTTCTTGCAGAAAAGGACAATCCTAAAGCTGACGCTGTATGGGGTCTTGCAGCTACAAGTCTTCTGGTAGCGGATCAAGAAGGCATGCTTGAAGGATATGCGCCAGAAGGAATTGAACGTGTAGGGGACGCATACAAGGGTGATGGTGAAACACCACACTGGGTAGGAATTGATGCTTGGATGACTGGGATTTCAGTAAATACAGTTGAAATAGCAGAGATGGGGTTAGATATTCCACGTTCTTACGAAGACTTACTAGATCCTCAGTACAAAGATTTAATTGTCATGCCTAATCCAGCTTCATCTGGTACAGGGTTCCTTACGGTTTCTGCTCTTATGCAAACGATGGGCGAAGAAGAAGCGTGGAACTACATGGATAACCTTCATAAGAATATAGGAATGTATACGCACTCTGGTTCGAAGCCAGCTAAATTAGCAGGTCAAGGAGAATATCCCATCGGTATCTCCTTTGGTTACAGAGGAATTACACAAGCTGAAAAAGGCGAGCCCATTAAAACGATCTTCCCAGAAGAAGGTTCAGGTTGGGATCTAGAAGCAAATGCTCTAGTGAAGAAAGAAGATACAAAGCCTGCAGCAAAGAAATTCTTAGATTGGGCGATCTCTGATGAAGCGATGAAAGAATACAGTGAGAACTTTGCGATTACAACGGTACCAACAGATAAGCCAGTGCCAGAAGGCTTTCCTCAAGATCCTACGGAACAGCTGATCGAGAACGACTTTAACTGGGCTGCAGAGAATCGTGAAATGATTCTTGATCAATGGACAAAGAAATATGACGGAAAGAGTGCCCCTGAAGAATAA
- a CDS encoding ATP-binding cassette domain-containing protein yields the protein MEHLKVNGVYKNFGEFTALEDVSFSVNKGEFVCLLGPSGCGKTTLLRIIAGLDQPNKGSVMMNEKDITHLPPAKRNFGIVFQSYALFPNLTAFQNIAYGLKTRKMRKRSIRDKVYETLRQVNLEHIADRYPAQLSGGQQQRVALARALALSPDFLLLDEPLSALDAKVRVELRNEMKRLQKQLGITTIMVTHDQEEALSMADKMVVMNNAELVQAGSPQEVYEYPLTPFVSDFIGTVNFLEDAYSLRAIRPEHVELKKDLWENSIPVSIENMEFRGGFYRMMLKNKVNKQARYLFADVSAEEYKKEQYELGQTIYMKFQESGMMHFKDYPVRSKPLVSSIS from the coding sequence ATGGAGCATTTAAAAGTTAATGGAGTGTATAAGAATTTTGGGGAATTTACAGCTTTAGAAGACGTTTCTTTCTCTGTAAATAAAGGAGAGTTTGTCTGTCTTTTAGGTCCAAGCGGATGTGGTAAGACGACATTACTTCGAATCATCGCAGGCCTTGACCAACCGAACAAAGGGTCTGTGATGATGAATGAAAAAGATATTACGCACTTGCCGCCAGCTAAACGAAATTTCGGAATTGTGTTTCAGTCGTATGCGTTATTTCCAAACTTAACGGCATTCCAAAACATTGCGTATGGATTAAAGACTAGAAAGATGAGAAAGCGTTCAATCCGAGACAAAGTTTACGAAACGCTAAGACAAGTAAACCTTGAGCATATTGCCGATCGCTATCCAGCGCAGCTATCGGGTGGACAGCAGCAAAGAGTTGCATTAGCTCGTGCCCTTGCCCTTTCTCCTGACTTCTTGCTTTTGGATGAACCATTATCTGCTCTTGATGCAAAAGTTCGTGTAGAGTTACGGAATGAAATGAAGAGGCTTCAGAAGCAACTTGGGATCACAACGATTATGGTTACGCATGATCAGGAAGAAGCGTTGTCCATGGCAGATAAAATGGTGGTTATGAATAATGCGGAGCTTGTTCAGGCTGGGTCTCCTCAGGAAGTGTATGAGTATCCACTAACTCCATTTGTTTCTGATTTTATTGGAACAGTTAACTTTCTAGAAGATGCTTATTCTTTACGCGCGATTAGACCTGAACATGTTGAGCTAAAGAAAGATTTATGGGAAAACTCTATTCCGGTATCGATCGAAAACATGGAGTTCCGTGGTGGTTTTTACAGAATGATGCTTAAAAATAAGGTAAATAAACAAGCTAGGTATCTATTTGCTGATGTATCAGCTGAAGAATATAAGAAAGAACAATACGAACTTGGACAAACCATTTATATGAAGTTTCAGGAAAGCGGCATGATGCATTTCAAAGATTACCCTGTTCGCTCTAAACCATTGGTTTCATCAATAAGTTAG
- a CDS encoding putative 2-aminoethylphosphonate ABC transporter permease subunit, with product MITALKTILGYRETVPQQTSASGQWQRLLIVCMVVGLCTFMVLPVIELMERALQNRGGEYIGFENFFTYFSSPSLFQSAYHTVTVAVITTVISVGAALLYAYAIERTRMKGKTFFTYMALLPLFAPTMMYGISLIYLFGNNGVITTGFFGTLEDWFGIGEWDFDIYGLKGIVLSEVIFTFPQAFLILKVALSTADQRLYEAADTLGASKLRKVFTVTLPNIKYGLVSAIFVCFTLSFTDFGAPKVVGGQYNVLATDVYKQVIGQQNFSMGATVGIILTIPAVIAFVVDQIIQRKKEAGVSSRAVPYKTPPNKRRDHLYTLYCSTVSGMFLLLFGAIVAAAFVKVWPYDFSLTFRHFGFGNVAGDGLKPYWNSLLVSGLTAVIGTFLIFLGAYLVEKSRYMKVIRKISYFLSILPIALPGLVIGLAFIFFFNQQMFQVPFTTIEFMNPFNWLYGSVFILVLANLVHFYSVSFLTATTSLKQQDKAYESVSEAMDVPFYKTFVRVTMPLSLPAILEMAMYLFVNSMTTISAVVFLYSPEWKLASIAMVNMDDAGDIAPAAAMALLIIVTNILVRTLYEVASRFLFKKTHAWKR from the coding sequence ATGATTACAGCATTGAAAACAATATTAGGATACCGGGAAACCGTTCCTCAACAGACAAGTGCATCGGGGCAATGGCAACGCTTGCTAATTGTATGCATGGTGGTAGGGCTATGCACCTTCATGGTGTTGCCAGTCATTGAGCTCATGGAGCGCGCTCTTCAGAATCGGGGCGGTGAATATATAGGCTTTGAGAACTTTTTTACTTATTTCTCATCTCCGAGCCTGTTTCAATCAGCCTATCATACTGTAACAGTAGCCGTTATTACAACTGTCATTTCAGTGGGTGCTGCTCTCTTATACGCATACGCTATTGAACGTACCCGCATGAAAGGAAAGACATTCTTTACTTATATGGCACTGCTCCCGTTATTTGCTCCAACAATGATGTATGGTATTTCCCTGATTTATTTGTTTGGGAACAATGGTGTAATTACAACAGGATTCTTCGGCACGCTAGAGGACTGGTTCGGGATTGGAGAATGGGATTTTGATATCTATGGGCTGAAAGGAATTGTTTTATCTGAAGTGATCTTTACGTTTCCACAAGCCTTTTTAATTCTAAAGGTGGCTCTATCCACTGCCGACCAGCGTTTATATGAAGCGGCTGACACTCTTGGAGCTAGTAAACTGAGGAAAGTGTTTACGGTCACACTACCAAATATAAAATATGGTTTGGTGAGCGCGATATTCGTTTGTTTCACCCTTAGCTTTACAGATTTTGGAGCTCCGAAAGTAGTTGGAGGACAATACAACGTACTAGCTACAGATGTTTATAAACAGGTGATCGGACAACAGAACTTCTCCATGGGAGCAACGGTTGGAATCATTTTGACGATTCCGGCTGTCATAGCTTTTGTGGTGGATCAGATTATACAACGAAAGAAAGAAGCGGGTGTTAGCTCCAGAGCTGTCCCGTATAAGACTCCGCCTAATAAAAGACGAGACCATTTATATACACTTTACTGTTCAACCGTTTCTGGTATGTTCCTTTTATTGTTTGGAGCGATTGTGGCAGCAGCGTTTGTTAAAGTGTGGCCATATGATTTCTCTCTTACCTTCAGACATTTTGGGTTTGGGAATGTAGCGGGTGATGGACTCAAACCCTATTGGAATAGTCTGCTAGTCTCTGGCTTAACAGCTGTTATTGGAACTTTCCTCATTTTCCTGGGTGCTTATCTGGTAGAGAAATCCCGGTATATGAAAGTTATTAGGAAGATTTCTTACTTTCTTTCTATTTTACCGATCGCTCTTCCTGGGCTTGTCATCGGACTTGCATTTATCTTCTTCTTTAATCAGCAAATGTTTCAGGTTCCGTTTACGACGATCGAATTTATGAATCCATTCAATTGGCTCTATGGGTCTGTGTTTATATTAGTGTTGGCGAATCTTGTACACTTCTATTCCGTTTCATTCCTAACGGCTACCACTTCTTTGAAGCAGCAAGACAAGGCGTATGAATCTGTTTCAGAAGCCATGGATGTTCCTTTTTATAAAACATTCGTAAGGGTGACGATGCCCCTTTCTTTACCAGCTATTCTAGAAATGGCGATGTATCTGTTTGTAAATTCAATGACAACTATATCGGCTGTTGTATTTCTTTATTCACCGGAGTGGAAACTCGCGTCTATAGCGATGGTGAATATGGATGATGCAGGAGATATTGCTCCTGCTGCTGCGATGGCGCTCTTAATTATTGTTACAAATATACTCGTCCGCACACTATATGAAGTTGCATCTCGGTTTCTCTTTAAAAAAACACATGCGTGGAAACGATGA
- the phnX gene encoding phosphonoacetaldehyde hydrolase → MNNRIKGVIFDWAGTTVDYGCFAPVNVFIEVFRKRGVHITLEEAREPMGLLKIDHIRAICQMDRVTKEWEGLHGEEPSEVDVRALYEDFEPMMFRVLENYAEPIPHVLEAVEDIRNKGIKIGSTTGYTKEMVEVVAREAKKKGYAPDSIVASTEVSSGRPLPWMCYANAMNLGVYPMQQMMKVGDTTSDMAEGLNAGMLTVGVVKGSSTLGLTKDQVDAMENTELNARIEKAKRVLTEAGAHYVIEDMSELPGLIDEINQAQESEVAHV, encoded by the coding sequence ATGAATAACCGAATTAAAGGAGTCATTTTTGACTGGGCTGGTACAACAGTAGATTATGGGTGTTTTGCTCCTGTAAATGTCTTTATTGAAGTATTTCGAAAGCGCGGGGTTCACATCACTTTAGAAGAGGCAAGGGAGCCCATGGGGTTATTGAAGATTGACCATATACGAGCGATCTGTCAGATGGACCGGGTAACAAAGGAGTGGGAAGGGCTACACGGTGAAGAGCCTTCAGAAGTGGACGTTAGGGCATTATATGAAGACTTTGAGCCAATGATGTTTCGCGTTTTAGAAAACTATGCTGAACCTATCCCTCACGTGTTGGAGGCCGTAGAAGATATTCGAAATAAAGGAATAAAAATCGGTTCGACTACTGGCTATACAAAAGAGATGGTCGAAGTCGTAGCGCGAGAAGCAAAGAAGAAAGGCTATGCCCCTGATTCGATTGTAGCTTCAACAGAAGTTTCCTCAGGCAGACCTTTGCCGTGGATGTGTTATGCAAATGCGATGAATCTTGGTGTCTATCCTATGCAACAAATGATGAAAGTTGGCGACACCACAAGTGATATGGCAGAAGGATTGAATGCAGGTATGTTGACTGTAGGAGTTGTAAAAGGGAGCAGTACACTCGGGTTAACGAAAGACCAGGTTGATGCCATGGAAAACACAGAGCTGAATGCCCGAATAGAAAAGGCCAAGCGCGTTTTAACCGAAGCAGGTGCGCATTACGTCATTGAGGATATGAGTGAATTGCCTGGTTTGATCGATGAAATAAACCAAGCACAAGAGTCTGAAGTAGCTCATGTATAA
- the pbfA gene encoding (R)-1-hydroxy-2-aminoethylphosphonate ammonia-lyase, with protein MYKSYLYGEGDSNHSPLRRNHFENQSRETKEWLIDDQETFFHQSLSTPCLDVVEEAKGPFLTMIDGKVVYDFHGNAVHQVGFGHPRVIEAMKEQLDTLSFSTRRYTNKPAIQLGKKLAELAPGSLSKCLFAPGATSAIGMALKLARFTTGKYKTISMWESFHGASMDALSVGGEAHFRRQIGPLLPGAIHVPPIQTYRPLWEGASLDDRQLANYIEYIVKQDGEIGAFVMEPIRNTDVQMPSKAFMKKLRGICTEHNIKLIFDETAIGLGRTGEMFAFEHYDIEPDMVVLGKGLGGGAFPMAALLADQALDQVEETSLGHYTHEKSPVGAVAALTTIEVIEEEGLLERSRQLEGTLRARLETMKESYPIIGDVRGIGLLFGIELVKDRNTKEKAREEADKIMHTCLQNGLSFKVSKGNVLQLCPPLTITEEQLTEALTILEQALMESEN; from the coding sequence ATGTATAAGTCTTATTTGTATGGGGAGGGGGATAGCAATCACTCTCCATTACGAAGAAACCATTTTGAAAACCAAAGCCGTGAGACTAAAGAATGGTTGATCGACGATCAAGAGACTTTTTTCCACCAATCCCTGTCTACCCCTTGCCTTGACGTCGTAGAAGAGGCGAAAGGTCCTTTCTTAACCATGATTGATGGAAAAGTTGTATACGATTTTCATGGGAACGCTGTTCATCAAGTAGGATTCGGCCATCCGCGAGTAATTGAAGCGATGAAAGAACAACTCGACACGTTAAGTTTCTCCACAAGACGCTATACAAATAAACCTGCTATACAGTTGGGTAAGAAGTTAGCTGAATTGGCACCTGGTTCTTTATCAAAATGTTTATTTGCCCCAGGGGCGACGTCTGCAATTGGTATGGCGTTAAAGCTAGCTAGATTCACGACAGGTAAATATAAAACAATCTCGATGTGGGAGTCTTTTCACGGTGCCTCTATGGACGCGTTGTCTGTTGGAGGTGAGGCTCACTTTCGTCGCCAAATAGGTCCACTCCTTCCTGGAGCTATTCATGTTCCCCCAATTCAAACATACAGACCATTATGGGAGGGGGCGAGCCTTGATGATCGACAATTAGCGAACTACATTGAGTATATTGTAAAGCAAGACGGAGAAATTGGAGCTTTTGTAATGGAACCAATCCGGAATACGGATGTGCAAATGCCTTCAAAAGCATTTATGAAAAAGCTCAGGGGGATTTGTACAGAGCACAATATAAAATTAATTTTTGATGAAACAGCTATTGGTTTAGGGAGAACAGGAGAGATGTTTGCTTTTGAGCACTATGATATAGAGCCAGATATGGTTGTGCTTGGTAAAGGACTTGGAGGGGGTGCTTTCCCTATGGCCGCTCTTCTAGCTGATCAAGCGCTCGATCAAGTGGAAGAAACTTCACTTGGGCATTACACGCATGAGAAGTCTCCTGTAGGCGCAGTAGCCGCGCTAACCACAATCGAAGTGATTGAAGAGGAAGGGCTACTGGAGCGATCGAGACAGTTGGAAGGTACGCTCAGAGCTAGACTCGAAACCATGAAGGAATCTTATCCTATTATTGGGGATGTGCGAGGCATCGGACTCTTGTTTGGTATTGAACTTGTGAAGGACCGTAATACAAAAGAAAAAGCGAGAGAAGAAGCGGACAAAATCATGCACACGTGTTTACAGAACGGACTAAGTTTTAAAGTATCTAAGGGAAATGTGCTTCAACTTTGTCCACCGTTAACCATTACGGAAGAACAGCTCACAGAAGCGCTTACTATCTTGGAACAGGCTCTGATGGAAAGTGAGAATTGA